A region from the Lolium perenne isolate Kyuss_39 chromosome 4, Kyuss_2.0, whole genome shotgun sequence genome encodes:
- the LOC139839038 gene encoding uncharacterized protein, with the protein MRADGATESRHPPPSSLTFTELHTALGEAHVAEIKRLTALVEEAAQKNRKLIALGTEAQAKALAEAREGFVKESFYREAEFRAQQAEEARKRAKAEVAELTKVLEQKGRELEDVITEYKVKLEAATDARDSARGAAASLREEVAALKQQHAKELAAEKEASEGIVLAVQAEKTNFEAFVREMSRQILGKFLLSHFLFYLPGV; encoded by the exons ATGCGAGCGGACGGGGCGACCGAGTCGCGTCATCCGCCGCCGTCTTCATTGACCTTCactgagctccacacggcgcttggcgaggcgcatgtg gcggagattaagcggctgaccgcgcttgtggaggaggcggcgcagaagaaccggaagctgattgccctgggca cagaggcgcaggcaaaggctcttgccgaggctcgggaagggttcgtcaaggagtccttctaccgtgaagccgagttccgggcgcagcaggccgaagaggcccggaaaagggcgaaagcggaggtggcggaattgacgaaggtcctggagcagaagggccgggagctggaggacgtcatcaccgaatacaaggtgaagctggaggccgcgactgatgcgcgggactctgcacgtggggctgccgcgtctctgcgggaggaggtggcggccttgaagcagcagcacgccaaagaacttgctgcggagaaggaggcgtccgagggcatcgtcctggcggtgcaggccgagaagaccaacttcgaggctttcgtcagggagatgtcgcggcagattcTTGGTAAGTTCTTGTTGTCGCACTTCTTGTTTTATTTGCCGGGGGTTTGA